From one Chloroflexota bacterium genomic stretch:
- the larE gene encoding ATP-dependent sacrificial sulfur transferase LarE, with protein sequence MGSILVAYSGGVDSTFLLKVASSVLGDRVMAVTASSETYTSGELEEAKKNAKMLGVKHVVINTNELDDENFASNPPERCYYCKKELFSKLMGLAKQYELNYVADGSNHDDLNDFRPGMRAASQFGVRSPLEEAMLTKEEIRTLSKEMNLPTWDKPPQPCLSTRFPYGATITREKLSRVGLAEEFLAGFGVKQLRVRVHGDIARIEVPREDMRIFLDEDIAKEIVNRFKALGYTYITLDIQGYRMGSMNEPLKRES encoded by the coding sequence ATGGGGAGCATACTCGTCGCTTATTCAGGAGGAGTGGATAGCACGTTTTTGCTTAAGGTTGCCTCAAGCGTGTTAGGAGATAGGGTAATGGCTGTTACCGCAAGTTCGGAAACATATACGTCAGGGGAGCTGGAAGAAGCCAAGAAAAATGCGAAAATGCTTGGCGTAAAACACGTTGTTATTAATACGAATGAATTGGACGATGAAAACTTTGCATCTAACCCCCCGGAAAGATGCTACTACTGTAAGAAGGAGCTGTTCTCTAAGCTAATGGGATTAGCGAAGCAATATGAATTGAACTATGTGGCCGATGGCTCAAATCATGATGACTTAAACGATTTCCGCCCAGGTATGAGGGCAGCCTCCCAGTTCGGGGTAAGGAGCCCCCTAGAGGAGGCCATGCTCACCAAAGAGGAAATCAGAACATTGTCGAAGGAGATGAATTTGCCTACGTGGGATAAACCGCCCCAACCCTGCTTATCGACAAGGTTTCCCTACGGTGCGACGATCACGAGGGAGAAGCTTTCCAGGGTTGGACTTGCCGAGGAGTTTCTGGCGGGGTTTGGGGTCAAGCAGTTAAGAGTCAGGGTTCACGGTGACATAGCCAGAATAGAGGTGCCCAGGGAGGACATGCGCATATTTCTCGATGAGGATATAGCCAAAGAAATTGTGAACAGATTCAAGGCTCTCGGCTATACCTACATCACTCTGGATATTCAGGGCTATAGAATGGGCAGCATGAACGAACCATTGAAAAGGGAGAGTTAG
- the larB gene encoding nickel pincer cofactor biosynthesis protein LarB, whose protein sequence is MDREKIKELLENVRAGKIEVAEALRILKYLPYEDLGFAKIDTHRDLRKGFPEVILCKGKTPEQVTKIMERLSSGSELVMATKANRDVYETIKNVRADAIYYETAGIVVIGQRKGKPTEKTILVMSAGTADLPVAEEAAVTAEAMGNTVERLYDVGVAGVHRLFDNKEKLFQSNVIIVVAGMEGALASIVGGLVDKPVVAVPTSVGYGASFEGLAALLTMLNCCAPGVVVVNIDNGFGAGYFASVINQMGEGK, encoded by the coding sequence TTGGACAGAGAGAAAATCAAGGAACTTCTAGAAAATGTTAGGGCTGGGAAAATCGAAGTCGCTGAGGCACTAAGAATTTTGAAATACCTCCCCTATGAAGACCTTGGTTTCGCCAAGATCGATACCCACCGTGACTTAAGGAAAGGCTTCCCGGAGGTAATTCTGTGCAAAGGAAAAACTCCAGAGCAAGTAACCAAAATCATGGAGAGACTTTCCTCAGGGAGTGAGCTTGTCATGGCTACCAAAGCCAATAGGGACGTTTATGAAACCATCAAAAATGTGAGGGCGGATGCAATCTACTATGAAACGGCGGGAATAGTGGTAATCGGCCAGAGGAAGGGGAAACCGACGGAGAAAACGATCCTGGTGATGAGTGCCGGAACTGCTGACCTGCCAGTTGCCGAAGAGGCAGCGGTCACCGCCGAAGCCATGGGAAACACAGTGGAAAGGCTCTATGACGTTGGTGTGGCTGGAGTTCACAGGCTCTTCGACAATAAAGAAAAGTTGTTTCAGTCCAATGTAATCATAGTTGTCGCCGGGATGGAAGGGGCCTTAGCCAGTATAGTCGGCGGGCTGGTAGATAAACCGGTGGTTGCGGTCCCCACCAGCGTCGGCTATGGTGCCAGTTTCGAGGGATTAGCCGCGCTGCTAACCATGCTGAACTGTTGCGCACCAGGCGTGGTGGTGGTAAATATAGACAATGGATTTGGGGCCGGATACTTTGCCAGCGTCATAAACCAGATGGGTGAGGGAAAATGA
- the larC gene encoding nickel pincer cofactor biosynthesis protein LarC, which yields MKIAYFDCFSGVSGDMILGALIDAGLDIRELESELGKLKISGYKIKAEKTVRKGISGTKFSVDIIEQNARRRLKDIVEIVDQSELDDDIKGLSKKTFKELAMVEAKIHGKSIEEIHFHEVGGLDSIIDVIGSFIGIKKLGIEATYLSKIHVGTGFVECRHGVLPVPAPATLAMLKGIPIYSRGIEAELATPTGVCVLKTLAKSFGIMPEMKVEKVGYGAGSRELEIPNLLRVYVGEASEGEYEKDEVILIETNVDNMNPELLAYASETLLKQGALDVFMTPIFMKKNRPGTMLSVLTTRDKLDEILSTVFTEITTLGVRIHRLEREKLSREIISMKTRLGEIKVKIGKIGNQIKNIAPEYESCKEIAIKQGIPLKDVYDEAKEATRKALFEEKRIN from the coding sequence ATGAAGATAGCGTACTTTGATTGTTTCTCGGGCGTTAGCGGGGACATGATTTTAGGAGCTCTGATTGATGCCGGGCTTGATATACGAGAGCTTGAGTCAGAGCTAGGCAAGCTAAAGATCTCCGGATACAAGATCAAAGCAGAGAAGACAGTTAGAAAGGGTATTTCAGGAACAAAGTTTAGCGTTGATATAATTGAGCAGAATGCGAGAAGGAGACTAAAGGATATTGTTGAAATTGTTGACCAAAGTGAGTTAGATGATGACATCAAAGGTTTAAGTAAGAAAACTTTCAAAGAACTAGCCATGGTTGAAGCGAAGATCCATGGCAAGAGTATTGAAGAAATACATTTTCATGAGGTTGGAGGATTAGATTCCATCATAGATGTGATTGGTTCTTTCATAGGCATAAAGAAGCTTGGCATTGAGGCTACATATTTATCTAAGATCCATGTGGGTACAGGTTTTGTTGAATGTCGGCACGGGGTTCTTCCTGTCCCAGCCCCAGCTACTCTGGCAATGCTGAAAGGAATACCAATTTACTCCAGGGGTATAGAGGCAGAACTTGCCACGCCAACCGGCGTTTGTGTTCTGAAAACCTTAGCCAAGAGTTTTGGAATTATGCCGGAAATGAAGGTGGAAAAAGTCGGTTACGGTGCTGGGAGTAGAGAGCTAGAAATACCAAACCTATTGAGAGTCTATGTTGGCGAAGCCAGCGAGGGAGAGTACGAGAAAGACGAGGTTATTCTTATCGAAACGAATGTTGATAATATGAATCCAGAGCTATTGGCCTATGCTTCTGAAACACTCTTAAAGCAAGGGGCACTCGACGTGTTTATGACGCCGATCTTCATGAAGAAGAATAGACCAGGAACCATGCTAAGTGTTTTGACCACACGGGACAAACTCGACGAGATTCTCTCAACGGTCTTTACAGAAATAACGACGTTGGGAGTCCGAATTCATCGTTTAGAAAGGGAAAAACTTTCAAGGGAAATTATCTCAATGAAGACAAGACTTGGGGAGATAAAAGTGAAGATAGGCAAGATTGGAAATCAAATCAAAAACATCGCTCCAGAATACGAGAGCTGCAAAGAAATTGCGATAAAGCAAGGAATTCCTTTAAAGGATGTATACGACGAAGCAAAAGAGGCGACTCGAAAAGCATTATTTGAGGAAAAAAGAATTAATTGA
- a CDS encoding YedE-related selenium metabolism membrane protein, with translation MSAISRFLTSRWGPILTGLGVGILAPILVKLGNPGNMGICMVCFNRDIAGAIGLHRAGVVQYIRPEIIGGLLGALIAALIFREFKPRTGSAPFVRFLLGMFATFGALVFLGCPWRAYLRLGGGDWNAIFGILGLIAGIGIGTAFLRTGFSLGRNRPAPKALGWVMPAIMVTLLVLLIVAPQFGRDAAGNPTGPIFFSEKGPGGQHAPLIVSLVVGLFIGFLAQRSRFCTVGAIRDMMLLRDSHLLNGILALIVAAFITNFILGQFSPGFENQPVAHSDSLWNFGGMVLAGLAFTLAGGCPGRQLFLAGEGDGDATMFVTGMIVGAGFAHNFTIASSPAGPAAFGPITVIVGLILCIIIGVTMREPKV, from the coding sequence ATGTCTGCGATTTCGCGATTCCTCACGTCCCGTTGGGGACCAATCCTGACAGGTCTGGGCGTTGGCATTTTGGCGCCCATACTGGTCAAATTAGGTAATCCTGGCAATATGGGAATTTGCATGGTCTGCTTCAATCGTGATATTGCCGGGGCAATAGGCCTGCATCGAGCAGGCGTCGTGCAATACATCCGACCGGAGATTATTGGTGGCCTGCTGGGCGCTTTGATTGCCGCGCTGATCTTCAGGGAGTTTAAGCCACGCACCGGTTCAGCACCGTTCGTGCGTTTCCTCTTGGGCATGTTTGCCACGTTCGGTGCTCTGGTATTTTTGGGGTGTCCGTGGCGTGCCTATCTGCGTCTAGGTGGAGGTGATTGGAACGCTATTTTCGGCATTCTAGGGCTCATTGCCGGCATCGGAATAGGAACTGCTTTCTTGAGAACGGGATTCAGTCTAGGCCGCAATCGTCCGGCACCAAAAGCATTAGGGTGGGTCATGCCTGCGATAATGGTAACCCTGTTGGTGCTCTTGATCGTTGCCCCACAATTTGGAAGGGACGCTGCGGGGAATCCAACCGGACCCATATTCTTCTCGGAAAAGGGACCCGGCGGTCAGCATGCGCCTTTGATTGTTTCCCTTGTCGTCGGACTCTTTATCGGTTTCCTTGCTCAGCGCAGTCGGTTCTGCACGGTAGGCGCAATACGCGACATGATGCTGCTTCGTGATTCACATCTGCTAAATGGCATCCTTGCGCTGATTGTTGCTGCCTTCATTACCAATTTCATACTCGGTCAATTCAGTCCCGGATTTGAAAACCAGCCAGTGGCTCATTCCGATAGCCTTTGGAATTTCGGCGGCATGGTATTGGCCGGTCTTGCCTTCACCCTGGCCGGAGGTTGTCCTGGCCGCCAATTGTTCTTGGCTGGGGAAGGCGATGGTGATGCAACTATGTTTGTCACTGGAATGATTGTCGGTGCCGGGTTTGCCCACAATTTCACTATTGCCAGTTCGCCGGCCGGCCCAGCCGCTTTTGGCCCCATAACCGTGATAGTGGGACTAATTTTATGTATTATCATCGGGGTGACCATGCGGGAACCAAAGGTTTAG
- a CDS encoding sulfurtransferase TusA family protein encodes MGEQKIVDARGLSCPQPAMLARQALQELSKGMLEVIVDTSTARENVSRIARNLGWQVSIEEQPEGTFRLVMKK; translated from the coding sequence ATGGGAGAGCAAAAGATTGTCGATGCTCGCGGGCTATCATGTCCACAACCAGCGATGCTTGCTCGCCAAGCTCTGCAAGAACTGAGCAAAGGGATGCTCGAGGTTATTGTAGATACTAGCACTGCCCGGGAAAATGTTTCACGCATAGCAAGAAATCTGGGGTGGCAAGTAAGTATCGAAGAGCAGCCTGAGGGTACTTTCCGACTTGTGATGAAGAAATGA
- a CDS encoding aminotransferase class V-fold PLP-dependent enzyme yields MIYLDNAATSWPKPREVLKAMNDVLERAGGNPGRSGHLLSIEAARVMYRTREYIADFFSSGDPLRVVFTNNATHAINLVIRGLLKPGDRVVTSSMEHNAVMRPLRDLEKKGLDLHVVPCTSDGCLDFEDVSRTVNANTRLVVINHASNVVGTMLPIAEIAPVAHRVGAFILVDAAQTAGAVPIDVQAMKIDLLAFTGHKSLMGPPGIGGLIIGGNVDASLIEPLIRGGTGSQSELEEHPEHLPDKFESGTPNIVGIAGLYAGMQWVMERGIDAVRSHEKELTRALIAGLKDIPGVKVYGTLDPEKSMAIVSFTIEGRRVSELGLRLDEEFGILSRVGLHCAPAAHKSIGSFPEGTVRLAPGLFTTMHDIKRTIQAIESLAHL; encoded by the coding sequence ATGATTTATCTGGATAACGCAGCTACATCATGGCCCAAGCCGCGTGAAGTCTTAAAGGCGATGAACGACGTCTTAGAGCGAGCCGGGGGTAACCCCGGCCGCTCCGGACACTTGTTGTCTATTGAAGCAGCGCGGGTGATGTACCGAACGAGGGAATATATTGCCGATTTCTTTAGTAGTGGTGACCCCCTACGTGTTGTTTTTACCAACAATGCCACTCATGCCATCAATCTAGTAATAAGAGGGCTATTGAAACCCGGCGATCGGGTTGTAACCAGTTCCATGGAGCACAACGCAGTAATGCGGCCACTGCGAGACCTAGAGAAAAAAGGTTTAGACCTGCACGTTGTTCCCTGTACCTCTGATGGCTGCCTCGACTTCGAAGATGTCTCGAGGACAGTAAATGCTAATACCCGCCTTGTTGTCATCAATCACGCCAGCAACGTGGTGGGGACTATGTTACCCATTGCCGAGATTGCACCTGTTGCTCATCGTGTTGGAGCTTTTATCCTGGTTGATGCGGCACAAACGGCGGGAGCAGTGCCGATAGACGTGCAGGCAATGAAGATTGATTTACTGGCATTCACCGGACACAAAAGTCTGATGGGGCCTCCTGGAATCGGTGGTCTTATCATCGGCGGCAATGTGGATGCCTCACTAATTGAACCCTTGATACGTGGCGGCACTGGTAGTCAATCAGAGTTGGAAGAGCATCCCGAGCACCTGCCAGATAAATTTGAAAGTGGCACACCAAATATTGTCGGGATTGCCGGTCTATATGCCGGTATGCAATGGGTGATGGAAAGGGGTATTGACGCAGTACGGTCGCATGAGAAAGAGCTTACTCGGGCTCTCATAGCAGGCTTGAAAGACATACCAGGTGTCAAAGTCTATGGAACGCTCGATCCTGAGAAATCAATGGCCATCGTGTCTTTTACCATCGAGGGCAGGAGGGTTTCAGAGCTTGGTCTGAGGCTAGACGAAGAATTCGGCATCCTGTCCCGTGTTGGGTTACATTGTGCTCCGGCAGCGCACAAATCAATTGGTTCGTTTCCGGAGGGGACAGTGCGACTAGCGCCCGGGTTGTTTACGACCATGCATGATATTAAGAGAACGATACAAGCCATAGAAAGTCTGGCCCATTTATGA
- a CDS encoding DUF3343 domain-containing protein, producing MTYGVVLFHTTSAVMRAEKLLLEKGYNIKLIPTPRQFSSDCGIALRFDWTQCEQIKSILDVASVEIDAIHQM from the coding sequence ATGACGTACGGTGTGGTTCTATTCCATACAACATCCGCGGTAATGCGTGCTGAAAAATTATTGCTTGAAAAGGGGTACAACATCAAATTGATCCCCACACCCCGCCAGTTCTCCAGTGATTGCGGCATCGCCCTGCGCTTCGATTGGACCCAGTGCGAACAGATTAAATCGATTCTGGATGTAGCATCCGTGGAGATTGACGCTATACATCAGATGTGA